ATAGTTCATCTTCCGCTGCTCTCTGCTCCAAAAACATCTGTATGGTTCGTTTGAAATGGTCTGTTCCTTTCATAATCTCAAATTTTAGTCGGGTTGTCGTTCAAATAAAGTATCTCGCAATCTTCCACTTCTGTGGGAAGTCCGAAAAGGGGGTAATGGGTGAAATAAGGCTGTGCGTTCCCTTCTTCATCTGTGAGGGGTGAAACATCTTGTACTTGCCATTGCTTCATCCATCTGTCTATTGTCTGAACTTCATCGTCTGTGAGTGCGGTTGCATCGCCATTGATGATGTAGGCTAAACTCCATGTGGGTATCTTTTCCGTTGTCCTGTTCATATCCGTTCCTTTATGTGGTCAGACAATCTCTTGTAAAATCTCCGTGTGGTATTGTGGGGGGCATTCCACCAAAAGAAAACCGATAAAATCCTTTCTCGCTTCCTTGTTGAGTTCGTGGTATAGCCTTCTTAGGGTTGAATGGTTGCCGTTGATGTAGGTTTCCACCATATACTCAAAGATGTTGTCCACCTCGTAAAATCTGCATTGCTGCGCTGCTGTCTTGCTGTATCGTTTCATAATGTTATGCTTTTGGGAGTTAATTCAAAGTGTCAGTAGCCATAGGAAAAAGCCGAAAATGGCAATGAGGAATATGATGAATACCATTACATTGATAACCATTCGGAATACTCCACAGACTATTTCTCTGATGATGTACCAAAGGATATTGACTATCCAAAGGAAACAGCGCAACAGAAATGCGAATACTGCAAGTCCAACGGATTGCGCTGTCTGTCTTATGTTCATTGCTGCTGTCATTTTGGGTGTCGTTTGTCAAGTTCTACAATTCTGTCAATTCTTCCGTACAATATCTTGCGGAGTGCCGTCTTGTCCATAGCCTTGTATTCTCTCCATTGTCCGTACTGGCTTACAAGGAATGTCCTCAGTATGTCGGAGAAGTCAAACCGCCATCCTTGCAATGGTATCGCACTTTTGAAATAGGTATTGCCGTTTACCTTTTCGGTTATCCAATTCTTTTCCTCTCTGTTCAGCACCTCGCCATTATTCACTTTCATACGAAGTCTGTAAACCTTGCACTCATGTAGGCTTTCCAATGTCGGAACTTCCCACTTCACGAATTTTGTTGCTACTGCTGCTTCCATATCCATTTGTTTTTATTTTTAATGCGGATTCAAGAGCTGAGGGAGTTGAGTTTCCAACCTTATATGCCTCCCGTTTATCCGACATTTTTTTTAATGCGTCTTTCTGTCGCTTCGGTCGTTTTCGTTTCGGGTGCTTCAAAAAAGGTAGGGAGTGGGTAGAGCAAGGGTTTTCAAAGAAAAAATACTACCCGCAGGGCTGGAGATTTTTTCTAAAAACCATTGAGCATCCCAATCCCGGATTTACCTTTGCACCCAGAACGGGAACGATCCACCTGATGCGACTGCCTGAAAGACCATCAAAATGGAGGTAAACGGATGTGAAGGCATATTGGATATGAAATGTTCCGGGAAAAGAAAGAAAGGAAATGTCAAAAAAAAGGATGCGGCGAAAACGTGAAATCGGCAAACATTCCAAGAAAGTATGTTGCAACCGTGTGGCTAAACCTGTTTAGTTATGCGGTTGCAATTTTCTTTCCGGTTTGCCGTCATGGGTAATGGCACTTTTCATTTATGGAAGGTGTGGTTACCCATGACTTCCGTTTTCGATTAGAGGAACCGACAAAAAAAGAAAATCAACAGGTGACAGCCGTAAAAGCACCGCTTGTGGCATCAGCAAAAAAAAGAAAGGGGCCTTGCATCATCAGTCTGAACATGGTTCAGGCGTGACGCAAAGCCCTTTTCTATGCTTATGCAATAGTAGGAACATGGTCGTCAATTTATTGATGATGATGTTCCTACGAATAAATTCGCTTTTACGGAAAAACTTGTCTGTGGAGCTTAAAAAGCTGGATTTTTATTTCAATATATGCCATTAAAGTGCTACTTTTGCATACGAAGAGTTCTTTGAAGGTTACGCAACGCGCAGAAGAATAAAACAGCAGATAACTAACAAATTCGTAACCTATTACTACTATGAGTTGGTAACTGCAACTCATTTTCAATCACTTAGACCTTTTTCGTAATTTCAAAATACAAAGGTTTATGAAAAGAATGTTTTTTATGCTGTTATTGATATTAGAAACAATGACATCAGTTTTTGCGCAAGAAAATGCCCGTCAATGGAATGCGGGTGTAACTTTGGGATATGGAACAGATGTTTCAAAAGGGTTTGTAGGAGTGCGTGCGATGTATCACATTAAGCCTGCCTTTTCGCTGGCGGCCGGATTTAATTATTATTTTAAACGGACGCTCGACACAAAGCCGTTTGAGGTGGAAGGAAAATATTGGGACATTAATCTGGATTTTCATTGGAATGCTTTTCGGGGAAATGCTTATAAGCTTTATCCGTTAATCGGGCTTACTTACTTGCATACGAAAGCCTCGGTGGCTGGTTTTAGCATCTCCGATGGAGAAGCAGGCTTGAATTTGGGCTTAGGTGGGCAATGGGACTTTGCCGAGCGGTGGGGAGCAGCAGCCGAAGCTAAATATCAAGCATACACTGGAGGCGGGCAATTTGTGCCGTCGGTCTCATTGATGTATCGTTTTTAACGATGAACTTAAAGAAATGCAGAGCTGTAGAAGCACAAAGTTCTTATTTTTTGAATATCCGTAAACATCCCATGTGGGGGCGTATCGCATACGCTTGAAAAACATATGCGTGAATAAGTTGATGCATTTGGGCGTATGCGATACGCCCCTACAGTTCATTGGGTGAAATGTGGAATTCAATAAATATTTTTCTCTTTTCGTGCAGTATTCGGGGGCGTCTTGCGTTTATAGGTTGATGATAAAAACAAGAATGCGTATTAGTTTCGGAATGTGTGTTTCGTTTTGAATCAATCTCTCCACGTTCTGAATGAATAAAAATAGGTATGATTCTTTGGGGGAGGAACCGAATCGTTAAAATGAAATGTGTATGAAAAAGTTTGTATTGACCGTATTGTTCGGTATGATTGCTTTAGCGGGTTTTTCACAACTGCGTTGGGATATCCGGGGCGGCATGAACTTGAGCAGCCTGACTCACGAT
The Phocaeicola salanitronis DSM 18170 genome window above contains:
- a CDS encoding DUF6926 domain-containing protein, with amino-acid sequence MNRTTEKIPTWSLAYIINGDATALTDDEVQTIDRWMKQWQVQDVSPLTDEEGNAQPYFTHYPLFGLPTEVEDCEILYLNDNPTKI
- a CDS encoding porin family protein is translated as MKRMFFMLLLILETMTSVFAQENARQWNAGVTLGYGTDVSKGFVGVRAMYHIKPAFSLAAGFNYYFKRTLDTKPFEVEGKYWDINLDFHWNAFRGNAYKLYPLIGLTYLHTKASVAGFSISDGEAGLNLGLGGQWDFAERWGAAAEAKYQAYTGGGQFVPSVSLMYRF